Proteins from one Cicer arietinum cultivar CDC Frontier isolate Library 1 chromosome 3, Cicar.CDCFrontier_v2.0, whole genome shotgun sequence genomic window:
- the LOC101502096 gene encoding dof zinc finger protein DOF3.6-like: MVFPSLPIYLDPTNWSQRQARIEIGTQNSLPLQLPPASTVASTVTAEAGGSYQGFIRPGSMADRARMSKIHQNEVAAAQKCPRCESTNTKFCYYNNYNLSQPRHFCKTCRRYWTRGGTLRNVPVGGGCRRNKRSKVNSISKSSTSKPNHDHRSVGTGVVAGVGGSSSTGANASSNNGCIDSNVNVGMAHFQTQFPFLSSLNHFNNNDYVSGGIGSLMAKNISNSTTTSVEFQLGNGSSLGNSNVGSLFLSNGIGEQWRFSNPEQVHHHPHQQQQQQQRNQQFPFLTNLEPQIGLFQFGSGENNEPPTSFIHSKAIDSSSVGIGTIPQVNNIKMEENNHQVLSLPKNLLSGSGNSNDIFWNGNGNSNANAWNNEVPSFTPSPSQLL; the protein is encoded by the exons ATGGTCTTCCCCTCCCTTCCAATTTATCTAGATCCAACCAACTGGTCACAACGG CAAGCAAGAATTGAGATTGGCACCCAAAATTCATTACCTTTGCAGCTACCACCTGCTTCAACTGTAGCTTCAACTGTAACTGCTGAAGCTGGTGGTAGCTACCAAGGGTTTATAAGGCCAGGATCAATGGCCGATCGAGCTAGGATGTCAAAGATACACCAAAATGAAGTTGCTGCAGCACAAAAATGTCCAAGATGTGAATCAACAAACACCAAGTTTTGCTACTACAACAACTACAATCTTTCGCAGCCGCGTCATTTTTGCAAAACTTGTCGTCGGTATTGGACTAGAGGAGGTACACTTAGAAACGTTCCGGTTGGAGGTGGTTGTAGAAGAAACAAAAGAAGCAAAGTTAATTCAATATCAAAATCATCAACTTCAAAACCTAATCATGATCATCGCTCGGTCGGTACCGGTGTTGTTGCTGGTGTTGGTGGTTCTAGCTCAACTGGTGCAAATGCTTCTTCTAATAATGGATGCATTGATTCTAATGTGAATGTGGGAATGGCTCATTTTCAAACTCAATTTCCATTTTTGTCCTCTTTGAATCATTTTAACAACAATGACTATGTTTCTGGGGGAATTGGTTCATTGATGGCCAAAAATATTAGCAATAGTACAACTACAAGTGTTGAGTTTCAACTTGGTAATGGTTCATCACTTGGTAATAGTAATGTTGGATCAttgtttttatcaaatggtATTGGTGAACAATGGAGGTTTTCGAATCCGGAACAAGTTCATCATCATcctcatcaacaacaacaacaacaacaacgaaATCAACAATTTCCTTTCTTGACAAATTTGGAACCACAAATTGGGTTGTTTCAATTTGGTAGTGGAGAAAATAATGAACCTCCAACAAGTTTTATTCATTCTAAGGCTATCGATTCTTCAAGTGTTGGTATTGGAACGATCCCTCAAGTGAACAATataaaaatggaagaaaataaTCATCAAGTGTTGAGTTTGCCAAAGAATCTTTTGAGTGGTTCAGGAAATAGTAATGATATATTTTGGAATGGAAATGGTAATAGTAATGCAAATGCATGGAATAATGAAGTTCCTAGTTTCACTCCATCACCAAGTCAATTATTATGA